In the genome of Desulfovibrio desulfuricans, one region contains:
- a CDS encoding OmpP1/FadL family transporter, with translation MKVFRAVWLALALVACCAPVAWGEGFALNEWSARGLSLAGGMVGRADDVSAIAYNAAGITQLPGTHLMGGFALISPAGGITTQSGGRETDTYTKPALWNAPHAYASHQLSDNAWIGLGVFSRFGLGNSYAGDWAGKSNVYDIGVQTISFVPTLAIKFNDTFSASVGVEAMNAHMYMGNKIYTVPPSNPGSPFYNDMQLEGNGWGYGAHLGLHMRLNDQWSVGLSYKSQVTMNINGDVEFANNGGNLAARTLHLPQAVDCSANTVLQLPDSAALGVAYKPLDNLSFELGAVWTRWSTYNALNIYMDNGYSSINNKEWRDGWNFNASVEYKPLDWWALRAGFAYETPVVNERHADFMIPTNGRQMLSLGTGFNWDNWTVDLAYAHLWINSLDYGTTDAAGISGSAGITGGNSKDVSANIYMLSVGYTF, from the coding sequence ATGAAGGTTTTTCGTGCTGTATGGCTGGCGCTGGCCCTTGTGGCGTGCTGCGCTCCCGTGGCCTGGGGTGAAGGTTTTGCTCTCAACGAATGGAGCGCCAGAGGCCTTTCCCTGGCTGGCGGCATGGTTGGCCGTGCCGATGACGTTTCCGCCATTGCCTATAACGCAGCAGGCATTACCCAGCTACCCGGCACGCACCTGATGGGCGGCTTTGCCCTGATCAGCCCCGCAGGCGGCATCACCACCCAGTCTGGCGGCCGCGAAACCGACACCTATACCAAGCCCGCGCTCTGGAATGCCCCGCACGCCTATGCCAGCCATCAGCTGAGCGACAACGCCTGGATCGGTCTGGGCGTTTTTTCGCGCTTCGGCCTGGGCAACAGTTATGCAGGCGACTGGGCGGGCAAGTCCAATGTCTATGATATCGGCGTGCAGACCATCTCCTTTGTGCCCACGCTGGCCATCAAATTCAACGATACATTTTCCGCTTCTGTGGGCGTGGAAGCCATGAACGCCCACATGTACATGGGCAATAAAATCTATACTGTTCCTCCTTCCAACCCCGGCAGCCCTTTTTACAACGACATGCAGCTTGAGGGCAACGGATGGGGCTACGGCGCCCACCTCGGCCTGCACATGCGCCTCAACGACCAATGGTCGGTGGGCCTCTCGTACAAGAGCCAGGTGACCATGAACATCAACGGCGATGTGGAGTTTGCCAACAATGGCGGAAACCTGGCCGCCCGCACGCTGCATTTGCCCCAGGCCGTTGACTGTTCAGCCAACACGGTGCTGCAGCTGCCCGACTCCGCCGCGCTGGGCGTTGCCTACAAGCCGCTGGACAACCTGAGCTTTGAACTGGGTGCGGTGTGGACCCGCTGGTCGACCTACAACGCCCTGAACATCTATATGGACAACGGCTACAGCTCCATCAACAACAAGGAATGGCGCGACGGCTGGAACTTTAACGCCAGCGTGGAATACAAGCCCCTTGACTGGTGGGCCCTGCGCGCGGGTTTTGCCTATGAGACCCCGGTTGTCAACGAACGGCACGCCGACTTCATGATCCCCACCAACGGCCGCCAGATGCTGAGCCTTGGTACTGGCTTTAATTGGGACAACTGGACCGTTGACCTTGCCTACGCCCACCTGTGGATCAACTCGCTTGACTACGGCACAACCGACGCTGCCGGTATCTCTGGTTCTGCAGGCATCACCGGTGGCAACTCCAAGGATGTTTCCGCAAATATATATATGCTTTCAGTTGGTTACACGTTCTAA
- the galU gene encoding UTP--glucose-1-phosphate uridylyltransferase GalU: MKNIRKVVIPVAGWGTRSLPATKNIPKEMLPIYNKPVIQYVVEEAQRANIEDVIFVTNRDKTVIEDHFDYNLQLEGVLERAGKLDKLAEVRKVAEMVNIMSVRQKRQLGLGHAVLCARELVRDDPFAIMVGDDLMFGGAPGIGQLIEVAMAEKMPVIGVMEVPWEKVSRYGIIDGDEVTPGVFRVKSMVEKPAREDAPSRMAIVGRYVLTPDIFDYLEKVEPGHGGEIQLTDALQAMAQEKGMMAVRMSGMRFDAGDWAEFLTANIYFALQDEELRYDLLKLLKNFVQFH, encoded by the coding sequence ATGAAGAATATTCGTAAAGTTGTTATTCCCGTGGCCGGTTGGGGAACCCGCTCCTTGCCTGCGACCAAGAATATTCCCAAGGAAATGCTGCCCATCTACAACAAGCCCGTCATTCAGTACGTGGTTGAAGAGGCCCAGCGCGCCAATATCGAAGACGTGATCTTTGTCACCAACCGCGACAAGACCGTCATCGAAGACCACTTTGACTACAACCTCCAGCTTGAGGGCGTGCTTGAACGCGCCGGCAAGCTGGACAAGCTGGCCGAGGTGCGCAAGGTGGCCGAGATGGTCAACATCATGTCCGTGCGCCAAAAACGCCAGCTGGGCCTTGGGCATGCGGTGCTGTGCGCCCGTGAGCTGGTGCGCGACGATCCCTTTGCCATCATGGTGGGCGACGACCTCATGTTTGGCGGCGCGCCCGGCATCGGCCAGCTTATTGAAGTGGCCATGGCGGAAAAAATGCCGGTCATCGGCGTTATGGAAGTGCCGTGGGAGAAGGTCAGCCGTTACGGCATCATCGACGGCGACGAGGTGACCCCCGGCGTGTTCCGCGTTAAAAGCATGGTGGAAAAACCCGCCCGCGAGGACGCCCCCTCGCGCATGGCCATTGTTGGCCGCTATGTGCTTACGCCCGACATTTTTGACTACCTTGAAAAAGTCGAACCGGGGCACGGCGGCGAAATACAGCTCACCGACGCCCTTCAGGCCATGGCCCAGGAAAAGGGCATGATGGCCGTGCGCATGTCCGGCATGCGCTTTGACGCGGGCGACTGGGCCGAGTTTCTCACCGCCAACATCTACTTTGCACTGCAGGATGAAGAACTGCGCTACGATCTGCTGAAGCTGCTCAAAAACTTTGTGCAGTTTCACTAG
- the priA gene encoding replication restart helicase PriA, protein MYATVALLTPPYASLTYLLPSEFPADFWQPGLRVAVPLGRGERAALRAAVLLRLSPTADIPEGVDCKELGWPLENAPLLSLGLLELAEDLARRQGLHPGHILGHVLPQGLRLARARLRSIKAGQATAWTLARIREATPAQRQELAQALCDGQARLLPPGTDAASQEFCLLQVDPPWPVRPSAKRQIEILEYLHQHGSVSRRRLAQTLGQAVAPALHALLEAGHVNLCRDNGLDDDSIDATEQSLLPPPPPPFTLNDDQAAALESMLQALQTDEAASRLLFGVTGSGKTAVYLELAKACLAAGKSILLLAPEVALAHKLRRDATCALPDAPLFFYHGYQSPARREATFRQLAQTGTPCVVVGTRSALFLPVPHLACIVLDEEHDGSFKQDESLAYQAKEVAWFRIAQTRGLLVLGSATPDLKTFYAAENGHLPMLRLPRRVGGRDLPPVELVDISSLSPAATSMDGLLAPQSEEALRETISRGEQAVVLLNRRGYAPLMYCLDCNRTLRCPHCEIGLTYHKGLEKLVCHYCGYSRPFPSPCPECGGMNFLPMGEGTERLAERLSVLAGGQVLRLDRDSTRRPGRMEEILAAFSRQEAPILVGTQMLSKGHHFPLVTLAVIADADLGLNLPDYRAAERTFQLLVQSAGRAGRGEKPGRVLIQTRDVSHYCWQYVRTADYEGFYQAELARRKLRRYPPFVRLALIRISYGITEQAGPAALGDLAHALRGKATELGVQLLGPAPAPLALLRGRKRFTCLVKGQEWQAIRSLYFFALAQKASKHLRLFLDLDPINML, encoded by the coding sequence ATGTACGCCACAGTCGCCCTGCTCACCCCGCCTTACGCCAGTCTTACCTATCTGCTGCCGTCCGAATTTCCCGCTGACTTCTGGCAGCCGGGCCTGCGCGTGGCCGTGCCGCTGGGCAGGGGCGAACGCGCCGCCCTGCGAGCGGCCGTGCTGCTGCGCCTTAGCCCCACAGCCGACATCCCCGAAGGCGTTGACTGCAAAGAACTTGGCTGGCCGCTGGAAAACGCCCCCCTGCTCTCACTGGGGCTGCTGGAGCTGGCCGAAGATCTGGCCCGGCGTCAGGGCCTGCATCCCGGTCATATTCTGGGGCACGTACTGCCGCAGGGGCTGCGGCTGGCCCGGGCGCGGCTGCGCAGCATCAAGGCCGGTCAGGCCACGGCATGGACGCTGGCCCGCATCCGCGAGGCCACGCCAGCGCAACGTCAGGAACTGGCCCAGGCCCTGTGCGACGGGCAAGCCCGCCTGCTGCCGCCGGGAACAGACGCCGCCAGTCAGGAATTTTGCCTGCTGCAGGTCGATCCCCCCTGGCCGGTGCGGCCCTCGGCCAAACGGCAGATTGAAATTCTGGAGTATCTGCACCAGCACGGCAGCGTCAGCCGCAGGCGGCTTGCGCAGACGCTGGGTCAGGCTGTCGCTCCGGCTCTGCACGCGCTGCTGGAGGCAGGGCATGTCAATCTTTGCCGCGACAACGGGCTGGACGACGACAGCATCGACGCGACCGAGCAAAGCCTGCTGCCGCCGCCCCCCCCGCCGTTTACGCTCAACGACGACCAGGCGGCCGCGCTTGAGAGCATGCTGCAGGCCCTGCAAACCGACGAGGCAGCCTCGCGCCTGCTGTTTGGCGTGACCGGCAGCGGCAAGACCGCTGTGTATCTTGAGCTGGCCAAGGCCTGCCTGGCGGCGGGCAAAAGCATACTGCTGCTGGCCCCTGAGGTGGCGCTGGCCCATAAGCTGCGCCGCGATGCCACATGCGCCCTGCCAGACGCCCCGCTCTTTTTTTACCACGGCTACCAGTCGCCCGCACGCCGCGAGGCCACATTTAGACAGCTGGCCCAAACCGGCACGCCCTGCGTTGTTGTGGGTACGCGTTCCGCCCTTTTTTTGCCTGTGCCGCATCTGGCGTGCATTGTGCTCGACGAAGAGCACGACGGGTCTTTCAAGCAGGATGAAAGTCTGGCCTACCAGGCCAAGGAAGTAGCCTGGTTCAGAATCGCCCAGACCAGGGGCCTGCTGGTGCTGGGCTCCGCAACGCCCGACCTCAAAACATTCTACGCCGCCGAAAACGGCCATCTGCCCATGCTGCGGCTGCCGCGCCGCGTGGGAGGGCGAGATCTGCCCCCGGTGGAACTTGTGGACATAAGCTCCCTTTCGCCCGCCGCAACCAGTATGGACGGCCTGCTGGCCCCCCAGAGCGAGGAAGCCCTGCGCGAAACCATCTCGCGCGGCGAGCAGGCCGTGGTGCTGCTCAACAGGCGCGGCTACGCCCCATTGATGTACTGCCTCGACTGCAACCGCACCCTGCGTTGCCCCCATTGCGAAATCGGCCTCACCTACCACAAGGGGCTGGAAAAACTCGTCTGCCATTACTGCGGCTACAGCCGGCCCTTTCCCTCGCCATGCCCGGAATGCGGCGGCATGAATTTTTTGCCCATGGGCGAGGGGACTGAACGGCTGGCCGAGCGGCTGAGCGTGCTGGCGGGCGGCCAGGTGCTGCGGCTCGATCGGGACAGCACCCGACGCCCCGGCAGGATGGAAGAAATCCTCGCAGCGTTTTCGCGTCAGGAGGCCCCCATCCTTGTGGGCACGCAAATGCTCTCCAAGGGACATCACTTTCCGCTTGTGACCCTTGCGGTGATCGCCGACGCCGACCTTGGCCTCAACCTGCCCGACTACAGGGCAGCGGAGCGTACCTTTCAGCTGCTTGTGCAGTCCGCCGGGCGGGCGGGCCGGGGTGAAAAACCCGGCCGCGTGCTCATCCAGACGCGCGACGTCAGCCACTACTGCTGGCAGTATGTGCGCACCGCCGACTATGAGGGCTTTTATCAGGCCGAGCTTGCGCGCCGCAAGCTGCGCCGCTACCCGCCCTTTGTGCGTCTGGCGCTTATCCGCATTTCATACGGTATCACCGAGCAGGCAGGGCCCGCCGCGCTGGGCGATCTGGCGCACGCCCTGCGGGGCAAGGCTACGGAACTGGGCGTGCAGCTGCTGGGCCCGGCCCCTGCGCCGCTTGCCCTCCTTAGAGGACGTAAACGATTTACATGCCTGGTAAAAGGGCAGGAATGGCAAGCTATCCGCTCGCTGTATTTTTTTGCCCTGGCGCAAAAGGCTTCGAAACACCTGAGACTTTTTCTTGACCTTGATCCAATAAATATGTTGTGA